In a genomic window of Rhopalosiphum maidis isolate BTI-1 chromosome 4, ASM367621v3, whole genome shotgun sequence:
- the LOC113555602 gene encoding organic cation transporter protein has protein sequence MTDNAKKTQSNVCCSDRERDNKQSSTITKSDSDPVQTALGDFGWWQFWITFALSLLKFPIAWHQLAIIFLAAKSPFRCDVGDGSTTLFNVTDRCNSPDPVTHDMTPCHQFVYDRSVFQETIITEWDLVCGRFQLSNIAQSVFMLGVLIGNVLFGMFSDKYGRKIPMMFAIVLLLVAGVGTSLAPWYELFLPLRFATALAIGGLMISSFVLTMEVVGGKWRTVVSTLHHIPFNLGHMSMALISYFIRNWRQFQLAITLPSLFFFTYWWIIPESPRWLLAVGKEKQARKILTTGASRNNRKLDGEFEKSLMNSQPEKGSDENKGNLFDLFRTPNLRKKTLAVFFNWMVCGLCFYGLAQYMGEIGGNIFINVASSGLIELPGAFLCIYLMEKFGRRNTLLSANLVTALACILITFLPQNSEVEHFKFILASLGIVGSSIAFPTIYLFSGELFPTVVRNVGVGSASMCARIGSVIAPFVSSLGVFNVYLPPMIFGTVPLMGALLCLLLPETRGAQLPVTIEDGERFGLKVTKLPTKTAKNGAHNSTFVADEQL, from the exons tgaCGGACAATGCGAAAAAAACACAATCAAACGTCTGCTGTAGTGACAGAGAGCGTGACAACAAGCAGTCATCGACCATCACCAAGTCGGATAGCGACCCGGTACAAACGGCACTTGGTGACTTCGGTTGGTGGCAGTTTTGGATAACGTTCGCCCTATCCCTATTGAAGTTTCCGATTGCCTGGCACCAGTTGGCAATTATCTTTTTGGCGGCCAAATCGCCGTTTCGGTGCGATGTTGGTGATGGGTCAACAACACTGTTCAACGTGACTGATAGATGCAATTCCCCAGACCCGGTCACACACGACATGACACCATGCCATCAATTCGTCTACGACAGGTCCGTGTTTCAGGAGACCATAATCACCGAG TGGGATTTAGTGTGTGGCAGGTTCCAACTGTCCAATATCGCACAATCGGTGTTCATGTTGGGCGTACTTATCGGCAACGTGTTGTTCGGTATGTTCTCTGacaa ATATGGTAGAAAAATACCAATGATGTTCgctattgttttattacttgTTGCCGGTGTCGGTACGTCGTTAGCTCCTTGGTACGAGCTATTCCTGCCACTAAGATTTGCGACCGCATTAGCCATTGGAGGTCTAATGATTAGTAGCTTCGTTTTAA CCATGGAAGTAGTGGGCGGAAAATGGCGAACTGTGGTTAGCACTTTGCATCATATCCCTTTCAATTTGGGCCACATGAGCATGGCTCTGATTTCGTATTTCATTAGAAATTGGAGACAATTTCAATTGGCTATTACACTTCCCTCATTGTTTTTCTTCACGTACTGGTG GATAATACCGGAAAGTCCGCGGTGGCTATTGGCAGTGGGCAAGGAAAAGCAGGCGCGGAAAATATTGACTACAGGCGCCTCAAGGAACAACCGGAAGCTGGACGGTGAGTTTGAAAAATCACTGATGAACAGCCAGCCGGAAAAGGGCAGTGACGAGAACAAGGGTAATCTGTTCGACCTATTTCGTACGCCTAATCTGCGAAAGAAGACGCTGGCCGTGTTCTTCAATTGGATGGTGTGCGGTCTATGTTTCTATGGTCTGGCGCAGTATATGGGCGAGATTGGCGGCAACATATTCATAAACGTCGCGTCGTCGGGGCTCATCGAGTTGCCGGGGGCATTTCTGTGCATATACCTGATGGAGAAATTCGGTCGCAGGAACACCTTGCTGTCGGCCAACCTGGTGACGGCCCTGGCCTGCATACTGATCACTTTCCTGCCTCAGA ATTCCGAAGTAGAACATTTCAAGTTCATATTAGCGTCGTTGGGCATAGTTGGATCATCGATAGCTTTTCCAACCATATATCTGTTTAGCGGCGAACTGTTTCCGACCGTGGTGCGCAACGTCGGTGTTGGGTCGGCGTCCATGTGCGCTAGGATTGGTTCCGTAATAGCTCCATTCGTCTCATCTCtg GGAGTGTTCAACGTGTACTTGCCACCTATGATTTTCGGTACGGTGCCACTGATGGGCGCTCTACTGTGTCTATTGTTGCCCGAAACAAGAGGCGCACAATTGCCGGTGACCATTGAAGACGGAGAACGTTTTGGACTCAAAGTGAC AAAATTACCAACAAAGACTGCGAAAAACGGAGCACACAATTCAACATTCGTAGCCGACGAACAATTGTAA
- the LOC113551352 gene encoding uncharacterized protein LOC113551352: MADNIVNDAAEHTGAEHIALKTNAVNDRIPPEEETSDLLRRGVKYDDGGEKSVGDDKQRCYKPPVSRDNGDNSSSNSNRSSNCSNDKSNNKITVENRNHVTFYKNDEPTDDDSSSGAGGCPKHHHRVHDSYASYTPTTTATDSDESSSSSSSSDIHNRAPDGGWGWVVVFASFMVNMIADGVTFSFGVIFIEFEKYFEEGKSKTAWIGSLFMAVPLLSGPIASFLTDRYGCQKVTVIGAIIASTGFVISAFADSLFTLFITFGLISGFGLSLCYVAAVVIVAYYFDKKRSLATGLSVCGSGIGTFIFAPLNHELLSYYGWRGCTLILAGLFLNLCVFGMLMRDLPWTKERAQNEWKRKKDARLQKRRLKSTASYDRHSQHTQLPSSPTSGCGAAGKDDAVDPTHPGGVGVVVSFLQDEDRSSGGGCMTAQSVGRGGDLHDCCAAAKDQRLCNSLVNLPTFVNNHENVPLEVLEALTQKKQLYSVLVQNYPSLLIPSKSFSDSGRINESGNMSPTQSLHVNQIIGIQKLIDSQENKTDAVSGKCNQVGIIKINNGNNIILKNCDYDWWIKKDNPQVKRLQTAYLQDIKIHRHSLTYRGAMLNINRYRLRASSCPNIYRNSMTTIAKEKHEWSAGLWELWYLLLDMMDFSHFKNMPFLLFAISNFLLYTWYDVPYVYIADLAIKKGHTDEDASYLISLIGILNMFGEILLGWAGDKAWVNANMVYAVSMVLCGLVIALVPIFGSYLSLGILSGFFGLFISANYSFTSIILVEIISLERFTNAYGVLLLVQGIANLIGPPLAGGLYDITESYDLSFYLAGLFIALSGLLLFVHPIIKKMARYRRKQTLLKNHKNKIMSIASNCKKCAAIEDNMIFTAKRRSSLATSV, translated from the exons ATGGCAGATAACATCGTCAACGACGCGGCCGAGCATACGGGAGCCGAGCACATCGCATTGAAAACGAACGCGGTAAACGACCGCATCCCCCCCGAAGAAGAAACCAGTGATCTCCTTAGACGCGGTGTTAAGTACGATGACGGCGGCGAGAAGTCGGTCGGTGACGACAAGCAGCGTTGCTACAAACCGCCCGTGTCGCGGGACAACGGCGataacagcagcagcaacagcaatAGGAGTAGTAATTGTAGTAACGATaagagtaataataaaataaccgtAGAAAATAGAAACCACGTGACGTTCTACAAAAACGACGAACCGACGGACGACGACAGCAGTAGCGGTGCAGGTGGCTGTCCCAAACATCACCACCGCGTACACGATTCGTACGCTTCGTACACGCCGACGACCACCGCCACCGATTCGGACGAGTCGTCGTCCTCCTCTTCGTCGTCAGACATCCACAACCGTGCACCGGATGGTGGCTGGGGATGGGTCGTTGTGTTTGCCTCGTTCATGGTGAACATGATCGCGGACGGCGTGACGTTCTCATTCGGAGTGATATTCATCGAATTCGAGAAGTACTTTGAGGAGGGCAAGAGCAAGACGGCCTGGATCGGATCGCTGTTCATGGCCGTGCCACTGTTGTCGGGGCCCATAGCCAGCTTCCTAACCGACCGGTATGGGTGCCAGAAAGTGACGGTCATCGGTGCGATAATCGCGTCCACTGGATTCGTCATATCCGCGTTTGCCGACTCGCTATTCACGTTGTTCATCACGTTCGGACTCATATCCGGGTTCGGGCTGTCGCTGTGCTACGTGGCGGCCGTCGTCATCGTCGCATACTATTTCGACAAGAAACGATCGCTGGCCACCGGGCTATCCGTGTGCGGTAGCGGCATCGGCACTTTCATCTTCGCGCCACTCAACCACGAGTTGCTCAGCTACTACGGGTGGCGTGGCTGTACGCTCATCCTAGCCGGACTGTTCCTCAACCTGTGTGTGTTTGGTATGCTGATGCGTGACCTGCCGTGGACCAAGGAGCGAGCCCAGAACGAATGGAAGCGCAAAAAGGACGCCCGACTCCAGAAGCGTCGACTCAAGTCTACCGCCAGCTACGACAGACATTCTCAACACACGCAGTTACCTTCGTCGCCGACTTCCGGCTGTGGTGCCGCCGGCAAAGACGATGCCGTTGACCCGACTCATCCTGGTGGCGTCGGCGTCGTCGTGTCCTTCCTCCAAGACGAAGACCGCAGCAGCGGTGGCGGTTGTATGACAGCGCAATCGGTCGGCAGGGGTGGTGACCTACATGACTGCTGCGCGGCCGCTAAAGATCAGCGGCTGTGCAATTCCCTGGTTAACTTGCCCACGTTCGTCAACAACCACGAGAACGTTCCGCTAGAAGTCCTCGAGGCGCTCACCCAGAAAAAACAGCTCTACTCTGTACTTGTCCAAAACTACCCGAGTCTGCTGATACCCTCCAAAAGTTTCAGCGACAGTGGACGCATCAATGAATCG ggTAATATGTCTCCGACACAAAGCTTACACGTCAATCAAATTATtggtatacaaaaattaatagatagtcaagaaaataaaacgGACGCTGTCAGTGGTAAATGTAATCAAGtcggtataataaaaattaataacggtaataatattattttaaaaaactgcgATTATGATTGGTggataaaaaaagataatccACAAGTCAAACGTCTTCAGACCGCATATCTTCAAGATATTAAGATTCATAG ACATTCATTAACATATAGAGGTGCCATGCTTAATATAAACAGATACAGACTAAGAGCATCTTCTTGTCCAAATATTTACCGCAACTCAATGACAACAATTGCTAAAGAAAAACATGAA tgGTCAGCTGGACTCTGGGAATTATGGTATCTACTACTTGACATGATGGATTTTTcacatttcaaaaacatgCCCTTCCTATTGTTTGCAATATCAAATTTCCTTTTGTATACTTGGTACGATGTACCATATGTTTACATTGCAGACTTGGCTATAAAAAAAGGACACACTGATGAAGACGCATCATACCTAATCAGCTTAATAGGAATACTGAACATGTTTGGAGAA atATTATTAGGATGGGCTGGTGATAAAGCTTGGGTTAACGCCAATATGGTATATGCAGTTTCAATGGTACTCTGTGGTCTTGTTATTGCATTGGTTCCAATATTTGGAAGTTATTTAAGTTTGGGTATTTTATCTGGTTTCTTTGGCCTATTCATTTCTGCAAACTATTCGTTCACTTCAATCATATTAGTTGAAATCATCTCTTTAGAACGATTCACCAATGCATATGGCGTTCTGTTATTGGTGCAAGGAATCGCTAATTTGATCGGACCCCCTTTAGCTg gtGGTCTGTATGATATAACAGAAAGTTATGACTTATCTTTTTATCTAGCCGGTTTATTTATTGCATTGTcgggtttattattatttgttcatccaataataaaaaaaatggcacGGTATAGAAGGAAGCaaacactattaaaaaatcacaaaaataagataatgaGTATAGCCTCGAATTGCAAGaa aTGTGCAGCAATTGAAgacaatatgatatttacaGCTAAAAGACGTTCAAGTTTGGCAACAAGTGTCTAA